TATATGGTCTCGTATTCTGTGTTATTTACTTTTATTTTTGTTTTCTGCCGTTTTCTGTAGGGTACAAAGTACTCTTTGCCGTTGTAAAATATCTTTTTTTGTACAGGTTTTTTCTTTTTTATCTGTTTATAGTAATACAGACTTGCTGTTAAAGGGTCTATATAGTTATTATTCTTTATTTTTTTGAACTCTTTTTTTTCGTTGGCTCCTTTTATAGTTATTTTTTGATAGCTTATCCATTGTGATTCAAATATATAGTGATGTAGCTCTATAACTTCTTTTTCCTTTTTTCTAAAGAAAAATTCCTTTGCATTAAAATTTTTATCTGCTGTGGAAAAACCGTAATAGTTTATGTCTTTTATCATTTTAAAGATACCTGTAGTACCTGCTCTTGCTTCTGTTTTTATGTCAGCAGAACCTATTCTGTACTTTATACATGCCTCTGCTACAGTCATAAACAGATAACGGATGGTGTAGCATTCTTTTTCTTCATATCCATAAGATACCGTGTTTAATAAAACAATTGTAAGAATCAAAACTCTAAACATAATTTAATTATTGTATAATGGTAGAGAAAAAACAACGTAGAGGTGTGTATTTATGGGACTGAAAAAGGCTGACATAATTCTTACAGATATAGATTATATTCTTACTATGGATAAAGATTTAACTGAATATAAGAATGCAGATATAGTTATAAAAGATGGAAAAATAGTTGATATAGGAGAAGGGAAAAAGAATGAGTATTACGGAAAAACTATAGTTTGCAGAAACAAAATAGCTATTCCAGGTATGATAAATACCCATACCCATGCTGCTATGACATTGCTAAGGGGATATGGGAGTGATAATCCGTTAAAAGTATGGCTTGAGGAGTATATATGGCCTGCTGAGGGTAAATTTGTTAGTTATGAGTTTGTAAGGGATGGTACTGAGATAGCTGTTTATGAGATGCTGAGAACAGGAACTACAACCTTTGTAGATATGTATTTTTATGAGAATGCTGTTGCAGATGTGATCAAAAAAGTTGGGATTAGAGGTGTTTTATCTACGGGAATTCTTGATTTTCCAACTCCGGGGGCTAAAACTCCAGATGAAGGAATCCAGAAAACTGTAGATTTTATTGAAGAATATAAAAATAATGCATTTGTGATACCCGCTATAGGTCCTCATGCTCCGTACACGTGTTCTCCTGATACATTAAAAAAGGCTTATTCTGTGGCAGAAAAGTACGATGTCGTTTATCACATTCACATTGCAGAAACAGAATTTGAAGTAAAAACAGTAAAGGAAAAATACGGAAAAACCCCGGTGGAACATCTCGATTCGATAGGAGTTCTGTCAGAAAGAACGCTTGCTGCCCACATGGTATATCCTTCTGAAAATGAAATTGATATACTCTCAGAAAAAGGTGTAAAAGTTGCACACTGTCCTGAAAGTAATTTAAAACTTGCTTCTGGTATAGCTCCTGTTCCTGATATGATACAAAAAGGTGTAACGGTAGGAATAGGAACAGATGGGACAGCCTCTAACGATAATCTTGACATTATTGGAGAGATATCTACAGCAGCAAAACTTCATAAAGGATTTAAAAAAGATCCTACTGTTTTAAATGCAAAAGAAGCTCTTCTTATGGCTACCAGATGGGGAGCACAGGCTATAAGAATGGAGGATAAAATAGGAACAATTGAGAAAGGGAAGTTTGCAGATATTGTTCTCATAGATATAAAAGATCCTCATCTTAATCCTCTTTATGATCCATATACACAGATTGTTTACTCATCTACTGGTTTTGATGTTGATACAGTTCTGGTAGGAGGAGAAATTAAGGTGCTGAATAAGGAAGTAATTCCTTTAGACAAAGATTACCTACTTGATAAAGCAAGGTACTGGAAGGAAAAAGTTGATCAAATCCGCAAGTAGATTATAGATATTTAGCTATTTCTTCTAAAAGTACAAGTAAGACATTTTTTACACTCTCTTTATCAAGTGCTACCAGAGGTAGCACCTTCACATCTTCGTCTAAATCTAAAGCGGTTCTTATATCTTTTGGATCCCATGCTCCTTTTAAGTCTTGCTTGTTACACCCTACTACAAAAGGAGCAGGATATCTTGATTCGAAATAATTTATGATTTTTCTTGCTTCATGAAATGTGGAAGGATCTGTTGAGTCTACAAGAACAACAAGACCTACCATACCTTTACCTAAAATATCCCACATAAAGTCAAATCTTTCCTGCCCCGGTGTACCAAACAGGTATAAAACATGTTCATCGTCAATAGTAATAC
This genomic stretch from Persephonella hydrogeniphila harbors:
- a CDS encoding amidohydrolase; the encoded protein is MGLKKADIILTDIDYILTMDKDLTEYKNADIVIKDGKIVDIGEGKKNEYYGKTIVCRNKIAIPGMINTHTHAAMTLLRGYGSDNPLKVWLEEYIWPAEGKFVSYEFVRDGTEIAVYEMLRTGTTTFVDMYFYENAVADVIKKVGIRGVLSTGILDFPTPGAKTPDEGIQKTVDFIEEYKNNAFVIPAIGPHAPYTCSPDTLKKAYSVAEKYDVVYHIHIAETEFEVKTVKEKYGKTPVEHLDSIGVLSERTLAAHMVYPSENEIDILSEKGVKVAHCPESNLKLASGIAPVPDMIQKGVTVGIGTDGTASNDNLDIIGEISTAAKLHKGFKKDPTVLNAKEALLMATRWGAQAIRMEDKIGTIEKGKFADIVLIDIKDPHLNPLYDPYTQIVYSSTGFDVDTVLVGGEIKVLNKEVIPLDKDYLLDKARYWKEKVDQIRK
- a CDS encoding GTP-binding protein; amino-acid sequence: MPEKKQKQIKIVIAGPYAAGKTQFINTVSEIETVQTEAKTTKKGEKEVKDHTTVAMDFGRITIDDEHVLYLFGTPGQERFDFMWDILGKGMVGLVVLVDSTDPSTFHEARKIINYFESRYPAPFVVGCNKQDLKGAWDPKDIRTALDLDEDVKVLPLVALDKESVKNVLLVLLEEIAKYL